From a single Anomaloglossus baeobatrachus isolate aAnoBae1 chromosome 4, aAnoBae1.hap1, whole genome shotgun sequence genomic region:
- the LOC142302306 gene encoding protocadherin gamma-B4-like — protein sequence MNFTARNRRKHWDLIYQVLSFIFFFITDTYGQLQYSVLEEMKKGSVIGNVAKDLGLNVDEFANRKFQLISKTKKQYFTVNLEKGDLVVSDRIDRETLCGNKPNCFINLEAVIENPLTFYTITIEVQDVNDNSPIFAEKYFEVEISELTSPGARFPLGNAQDPDIGTNSIQSYTLSGNENFGLGEKTTTDGIKYPEIILEESLDREKQSYYELILTALDGGNPQKSSTAIVRIIVQDVNDNLPMFNQDTYWVRLHEDADIGSLVIQLNATDEDEGSNAEITYSFSHISDNARQLFTIDSTNGAIKVIEHLDYETSDTYEMTVVAKDGGGHVTHSKVSVQVIDVNDNAPEIMMKSYSSSIPEDSPPGTVVALLNVRDLDSGMNSEVICHISDTLAFQLIPSSSTYYKLVTAASMDRERNPSYNVTIQCIDGGSPPLSTNKTIQLNVSDVNDNSPVFEKMNYILYIGENNQPGTSIHNVRAADPDGEENGKISYSILNSNVEDIPVSSYISINSVTGVLYAQRSFDYEQLREFQFQVMAKDSGSPPLSSNVTVRICIVDKNDNAPKILYPSPDTEGSALFEFIPHSSEKGYLVTKVIAVDADSGHNAWLSYHLLQVPDPSLFTIGQYTGEIKIGRDISDSDTLRQKIVVLVKDNGVPSLSCTVSIQLVVAENFQQIVPEIKKQPNISNTSSNVTFYLVVSIAFISIIFIVTVLITVVLKCRKSSVPTSYGSYSRNVYPQFTLGCPSEISDTSLPFPFSYDVCVTLDSKQNEIAYLKPAQNVPTDNLIDTEETTAVNDPSSNDLNPGIIVQV from the coding sequence ATGAATTTTACAGCAAGGAACAGAAGAAAACACTGGGATCTGATATATCAGGTATTGTCCTTTATTTTCTTCTTTATCACTGATACCTATGGCCAGCTACAATATTCAGTACTTGAAGAAATGAAGAAAGGATCTGTAATTGGGAATGTGGCAAAAGATCTGGGATTAAATGTGGATGAATTTGCAAATAGAAAATTTCAACTtatttcaaaaacaaaaaaacaatattttactgTTAATTTGGAAAAAGGAGACTTGGTTGTGTCCGACAGAATTGATAGAGAAACATTatgtgggaataaaccaaactgctTTATAAACCTGGAGGCCGTAATTGAAAATCCTCTGACTTTTTACACAATCACCATAGAAGTCCAAGATGTGAATGATAATTCTCCGATATTTGCAGAAAAATATTTTGAAGTGGAAatcagtgaactcacctcaccaGGCGCACGCTTTCCATTAGGAAATGCACAAGATCCAGACATAGGCACCAACTCCATACAGAGTTATACATTGAGTGGGAATGAAAACTTTGGCCTTGGTGAAAAAACTACAACAGATGGAATTAAATATCCAGAAATTATACTAGAAGAATCACTGGACAGAGAGAAACAAAGTTACTATGAGTTAATATTAACAGCTCTGGATGGAGGAAACCCACAGAAATCAAGCACTGCTATAGTTAGGATTATTGTCCAAGATGTCAATGACAACCTGCCGATGTTTAATCAGGACACATATTGGGTAAGATTACATGAAGATGCAGATATTGGATCCCTTGTAATTCAACTAAATGCAACTGATGAAGATGAAGGATCCAATGCTGAGATAACTTATTCCTTTAGTCACATTTCTGATAATGCTCGTCAATTATTTACTATAGATTCAACAAATGGGGCCATCAAAGTAATAGAACATTTGGACTATGAAACATCAGATACCTATGAAATGACTGTAGTGGCAAAAGATGGCGGAGGTCATGTAACTCATTCTAAGGTGTCAGTACAAGTGATAGATGTCAATGATAATGCCCCAGAAATAATGATGAAATCTTACTCGTCATCAATTCCAGAGGACTCCCCACCAGGAACTGTCGTAGCATTACTGAATGTTCGTGACTTGGATTCTGGGATGAATAGTGAAGTGATTTGTCACATCTCAGATACTTTGGCTTTTCAGCTAATACCATCTTCTAGTACTTACTACAAACTGGTAACTGCAGCGAGCATGGACCGAGAAAGAAATCCTTCCTACAATGTTACAATACAATGTATAGATGGCGGATCTCCTCCACTGTCCACCAACAAAACCATTCAGCTTAATGTCTCAGATGTGAATGACAATTCTCCAGTTTTTGAGAAGATGAACTATATTCTGTATATTGGAGAAAATAATCAACCAGGTACATCAATACACAATGTCCGAGCTGCAGATCCTGATGGTGAGGAAAATGGAAAAATTAGTTATAGCATTCTAAACAGCAACGTAGAAGATATTCCGGTGTCATCTTATATTTCCATAAACTCAGTGACTGGAGTTCTTTACGCCCAGAGATCATTTGACTATGAACAGTTGCGGGAATTTCAGTTCCAAGTGATGGCTAAAGACAGTGGATCTCCTCCTCTAAGCAGTAATGTCACAGTGAGGATATGTATTGTTGATAAGAATGATAATGCTCCGAAGATCCTCTACCCATCACCAGACACTGAGGGATCGGCATTATTTGAGTTTATTCCTCACTCTTCTGAGAAAGGTTATCTAGTCACCAAAGTGATTGCGGTGGACGCTGACTCTGGACACAATGCATGGCTCTCCTATCACTTACTACAAGTTCCTGATCCTTCATTATTCACCATTGGCCAATATACTGGAGAAATTAAAATTGGACGTGATATTTCGGATTCAGATACTTTAAGACAAAAAATTGTGGTTCTGGTGAAGGATAATGGGGTCCCATCTTTGTCTTGTACAGTTTCAATTCAATTAGTTGTGGCTGAAAACTTTCAACAAATTGTTCCAGAGATTAAGAAACAACCAAATATTTCTAATACTTCTTCTAATGTAACTTTCTACTTGGTAGTTTCCATCGCTTTTATATCAATCATATTCATTGTGACTGTATTGATCACTGTAGTCTTAAAATGCAGAAAATCAAGTGTTCCTACAAGCTATGGATCATACAGTAGAAATGTGTATCCTCAGTTCACCCTGGGATGTCCTTCTGAGATCAGTGATACTAGTTTACCTTTCCCATTCTcatatgatgtgtgtgtgactctggACTCCAAGCAGAATGAAATCGCTTATCTGAAACCAGCGCAGAACGTCCCCACAGACAATCTCATAGACACTGAGGAGACTACTGCTGTGAATGATCCTTCCAGTAATGATCTGAATCCTGGAATCATTGTACAGGTATGA
- the LOC142302307 gene encoding protocadherin gamma-B4-like, translating to MIDAARNRRKHWDLIYQVLSFLFFFITDTYGQLQYSVLEEMKKGSVIGNVANDLGLNVDEFANRKFQLISKTKKQYFTVNLEKGDLVVSDRIDRETLCGNKPNCFINLEAVIENPLTFYTITIEVQDVNDNSPIFAEKYFEVEISELTSPGARFALGNAQDPDIGTNSIQSYTLSGNENFGLGEKTTTDGIKYPEIILEKSLDREKQSYYELILTALDGGNPQKSSTATVRIIVQDFNDNLPMFNQDTYRVRLQEDADIGSLVIQLNATDEDEGSNAVIAYSFSHISDNARQLFTIDSTNGNIKVIEHLDYETSDTYEMTVVAKDGGGHVTHCKVSVQVIDVNDNAPEIMMKSYSSSIPEDSPPGTVVALLNVRDLDSGMNSEVICHISDTLAFQLIPSSSTYYKLVTAASMDRESNPSYDVTIQCIDGGSPPLSTNKTIQLNVSDVNDNSPVFEKMNYILYIGENNQPGTSIHNVRAADPDGEENGKISYSILNSNVEDIPVSSYISINSVTGVLYAQRSFDYEQLREFQFQVMAKDSGSPPLSSNVTVRICIIDKNDNAPKILYPSPDTEGSALFEFIPHSSEKGYLVTKVIAVDADSGHNAWLSYHLLQVPDPSLFTIGQYTGEIKIGRDISDTDTLRQKIVVLVKDNGVPSLSCTVSIQLVVAENFQQIVPEIKRQPNISNTSSNVTFYLVVSIAFISIIFIVTVLITVVLKCRKSSVPTSYGAYSRNVYPQFTLGCPSEISDTSLPFPFSYDVCVTLDSKQNEIAYLKPVHNVPTDNLIDTEETTAGNVPSSNDLNPGIIVQV from the coding sequence ATGATTGATGCAGCAAGGAACAGAAGAAAACACTGGGATCTGATATATCAGGTATTGTCCTTTCTTTTCTTCTTCATCACTGATACCTATGGCCAGCTACAATATTCAGTACTTGAAGAAATGAAGAAAGGATCTGTAATTGGGAATGTGGCAAATGATCTGGGATTAAATGTGGATGAATTTGCAAATAGAAAATTTCAACTtatttcaaaaacaaaaaaacaatattttactgTTAATTTGGAAAAAGGAGACTTGGTTGTGTCCGACAGAATTGATAGAGAAACATTatgtgggaataaaccaaactgctTTATAAACCTGGAGGCCGTAATTGAAAATCCTCTGACTTTTTACACAATCACCATAGAAGTCCAGGATGTGAATGATAACTCTCCGATATTTGCAGAGAAATATTTTGAAGTGGAAATCAGTGAACTCACCTCTCCAGGCGCACGTTTTGCTTTAGGAAATGCACAAGATCCAGACATAGGCACCAACTCCATACAGAGTTATACACTGAGTGGGAATGAAAACTTTGGCCTTGGTGAAAAAACTACAACAGATGGAATTAAATATCCAGAAATTATCCTAGAAAAATCActggacagagagaaacagagttaCTATGAGTTAATATTAACAGCTCTGGATGGAGGAAACCCACAGAAATCAAGCACTGCTACAGTTAGAATTATTGTCCAAGATTTCAATGACAACCTGCCGATGTTTAATCAGGATACATATCGGGTAAGATTACAGGAAGATGCAGATATTGGATCCCTTGTAATTCAACTAAATGCAACTGATGAAGATGAAGGATCTAATGCTGTGATAGCTTATTCCTTTAGTCACATTTCTGATAATGCTCGTCAGTTATTTACTATAGATTCAACAAATGGGAACATCAAAGTAATAGAACATTTGGACTATGAAACATCAGATACCTATGAAATGACTGTAGTGGCAAAAGATGGCGGAGGTCATGTAACTCATTGTAAGGTGTCAGTACAAGTGATAGATGTCAATGATAACGCCCCAGAAATTATGATGAAATCTTACTCGTCATCAATTCCAGAGGACTCCCCACCAGGAACTGTTGTAGCATTACTGAATGTTCGTGACTTGGACTCTGGGATGAATAGTGAAGTGATTTGTCACATCTCAGATACTTTGGCTTTTCAGCTAATTCCATCTTCTAGTACTTACTACAAACTGGTAACTGCAGCAAGCATGGACCGAGAAAGTAATCCTTCCTACGATGTTACAATACAATGTATAGATGGAGGATCTCCTCCACTGTCCACCAACAAAACCATTCAGCTCAATGTCTCAGATGTGAATGACAATTCTCCAGTTTTTGAGAAGATGAACTATATTCTGTATATTGGAGAAAATAACCAACCAGGTACATCAATACACAATGTCCGAGCTGCAGATCCTGATGGTGAGGAAAATGGAAAAATTAGTTACAGCATTCTAAACAGCAACGTAGAAGATATTCCGGTGTCATCTTATATTTCCATAAACTCGGTGACTGGAGTTCTCTACGCCCAGAGATCATTTGACTATGAACAGTTGCGGGAATTTCAGTTCCAGGTGATGGCCAAAGACAGTGGATCTCCTCCTCTAAGCAGTAATGTTACAGTGAGGATATGTATCATTGATAAGAATGATAATGCTCCGAAGATCCTCTACCCATCACCAGACACTGAGGGATCGGCATTATTTGAGTTTATTCCTCACTCTTCTGAGAAAGGTTATCTCGTCACCAAAGTGATTGCAGTGGACGCTGACTCTGGACACAATGCCTGGCTCTCCTATCACTTACTGCAAGTTCCTGATCCTTCATTATTCACCATTGGCCAATATACTGGAGAAATTAAAATTGGACGTGATATTTCGGATACAGATACTTTAAGACAAAAAATTGTGGTTCTGGTGAAGGATAATGGGGTACCATCTTTGTCTTGTACAGTTTCAATTCAATTAGTTGTGGCTGAAAACTTTCAACAAATTGTTCCAGAGATTAAGAGACAACCTAATATTTCTAATACTTCTTCTAATGTAACTTTCTACTTGGTGGTTTCCATCGCTTTTATATCAATCATATTCATTGTGACTGTATTGATCACCGTAGTCTTAAAATGCAGAAAATCAAGTGTTCCTACAAGCTATGGGGCGTATAGTAGAAATGTGTATCCTCAGTTCACCCTGGGATGTCCTTCTGAGATCAGTGATACCAGTTTACCTTTCCCATTCTcatatgatgtgtgtgtgactctggACTCCAAGCAGAATGAAATCGCTTATCTGAAACCAGTGCACAACGTCCCCACAGACAATCTCATagacaccgaggagactactgctgGGAATGTTCCTTCCAGTAATGACCTTAATCCGGGAATCATTGTACAGGTATGA